The proteins below come from a single Triticum aestivum cultivar Chinese Spring chromosome 5D, IWGSC CS RefSeq v2.1, whole genome shotgun sequence genomic window:
- the LOC123120693 gene encoding uncharacterized protein, whose translation MCLLLNFVHKLHQPDCPPWKSWFLRSIRGDVGDCSSAPSFLEVIVRRGLPTYRAITRVALGDGRTTSFWHDRWCPGGALCFEYAALFSYSTRPNASVAAVALDGLHLQRRLSSVAASQLGEVRALIRALQLGDTPDRRFMAWGEDLAFSSRAAFRVLSSNGVLCQTSIDIWCSKLPRKIKIFACLLARDRLSTRVNLFAKNCAPSSMCASCSAEETAVHIFTSCARAASTWRRLGLGPFDSVGGILSSPPGAPTSPPLWKDGLLVLLWQIWKARNNATFNGVDRDVGDILSRTADDIMLWSRRYNAPDRALFLETHGSIGSWVEREGERAEYSGPQLPEDIWCHIHSLLPMRDAARAACVSRAFLSLWRCHPNLTFSMEALGMNMNPCGEDEIGNFTKKVDRILKNRSRTGVKTLRIVFRYSNAMVSNVDRWLQTAVTPGIEELTVQLTPGIEELTVQLTPGIEELTVQLSSASGPYYNFPWSLLANGNGNSMQRLHLSHCVFSPSVELGLKNMTRLDLCYVSITEEQLGCLLHNCFVLQWMRLSQCSPLTCLKIPFHLQQLRYLKVFECRSLQVIVIEAPNLVSFNFHDSHQVQISFGVALQLKKLGMSHPGAVCYARADLPLSLPNVEDLSLSSCSEMVDTPMLPSKFLHLKYLSVSLCTVTFSPAYDYCSLISFFDASPSLETFFLNVLQKDMKHESIVGDHSNLRQVPGHRHDNLKTVKIIGFSSAKSLVELTCHIIENVTSLECLTLDTTRGHPWASCSSNSTGKCLLLHLDFLAEAGKGLSAIRSYVEPKVPSRVKLNVVEPCRRCHDLEPTP comes from the exons ATGTGCCTGCTCCTCAACTTCGTCCACAAGCTTCACCAACCGGACTGTCCCCCTTGGAAGAGCTGGTTCCTCCGCAGCATCAGGGGGGACGTTGGCGACTGCTCTTCGGCTCCTTCCTTCCTCGAGGTCATCGTCCGCCGGGGGCTCCCCACGTACAGGGCCATCACCCGTGTGGCGCTTGGGGACGGGCGCACTACCTCCTTCTGGCATGACCGCTGGTGCCCCGGTGGTGCTCTCTGCTTCGAGTACGCGGCGCTCTTCTCCTACTCCACGCGCCCCAACGCCTCCGTGGCGGCGGTCGCCCTCGACGGTCTTCATCTTCAGAGACGCCTCTCCTCTGTAGCTGCTTCTCAGCTGGGAGAGGTCCGGGCTCTCATCCGTGCCCTGCAGCTTGGTGACACTCCGGACCGCCGGTTCATGGCTTGGGGCGAGGACCTAGCGTTCAGCTCACGCGCTGCGTTTCGGGTTCTCTCCTCCAATGGAGTGCTCTGTCAGACCTCCATCGACATTTGGTGCTCCAAACTTCCCAGGAAGATCAAGATCTTCGCTTGCTTGCTGGCTCGTGACCGCCTCAGCACGCGTGTGAACCTGTTCGCGAAGAACTGCGCCCCCTCTAGTATGTGTGCCTCCTGCTCCGCGGAGGAGACTGCTGTGCATATTTTCACCTCGTGCGCGCGCGCAGCCTCCACCTGGCGCCGCCTTGGACTGGGCCCCTTCGACTCGGTTGGCGGGATTCTCTCCTCGCCCCCGGGAGCTCCGACCTCGCCTCCGCTCTGGAAGGACGGGCTCCTAGTGCTGCTTTGGCAGATCTGGAAAGCCCGGAACAACGCCACGTTCAACGGCGTCGACCGCGACGTTGGCGACATCCTCTCCAGAACTGCGGACGACATCATGCTCTGGAGCCGCCGTTACAACGCTCCTGATCGCGCGCTGTTCCTGGAGACGC ATGGATCGATTGGTTCATGGGTTGAAAGAGAGGGCGAAAGAGCAGAATACTCCGGGCCACAACTTCCGGAG GACATCTGGTGTCATATACATTCCCTACTACCAATGCGAGATGCTGCCCGAGCTGCTTGCGTGTCTCGTGCCTTTCTAAGTTTATGGAGATGCCATCCAAATCTTACATTCAGTATGGAAGCACTGGGCATGAATATGAATCCGTGTGGAGAGGATGAAATAGGAAATTTCACCAAAAAAGTTGACCGCATCTTAAAAAACCGCTCACGCACTGGTGTGAAGACACTCAGGATTGTTTTCCGTTATTCCAATGCTATGGTCAGCAATGTTGATAGGTGGCTTCAGACAGCTGTTACACCTGGGATTGAAGAACTCACTGTTCAGCTTACACCCGGGATTGAAGAACTCACTGTTCAGCTTACACCTGGGATTGAAGAACTCACTGTTCAGCTATCTTCAGCATCGGGACCATACTACAACTTCCCATGGTCTCTTTTAGCTAATGGGAATGGAAACTCGATGCAGCGTCTACACCTTTCCCATTGTGTTTTCTCTCCCAGCGTTGAACTTGGCTTGAAAAACATGACAAGGCTTGATTTGTGTTATGTCAGTATCACAGAGGAGCAGCTGGGGTGCCTTCTTCACAATTGCTTTGTTCTCCAATGGATGCGACTCTCACAATGCAGTCCGCTAACTTGCCTTAAGATTCCGTTCCATCTGCAACAGCTCAGATACCTGAAGGTGTTTGAATGCAGGTCTCTACAGGTGATAGTGATAGAAGCTCCAAACCTCGTCAGTTTTAATTTTCATGATTCCCACCAGGTACAGATATCATTTGGAGTAGCATTACAATTGAAGAAGCTCGGCATGTCCCATCCTGGTGCTGTATGTTATGCTCGTGCTGATCTCCCATTGAGCTTGCCAAATGTTGAAGATCTTTCCCTGAGTTCATGTAGTGAG ATGGTCGATACACCAATGCTGCCTAGCAAATTCTTACACCTCAAGTACTTGAGTGTCAGTCTTTGTACAGTGACATTTTCGCCTGCCTATGACTATTGTTCTCTCATATCCTTCTTTGATGCTTCTCCTTCCTTGGAGACTTTCTTCTTGAAT GTGTTGCAGAAAGACATGAAGCATGAGTCAATCGTGGGAGACCATTCAAATTTGAGGCAGGTACCAGGACACCGCCATGATAACCTGAAGACAGTGAAGATCATTGGTTTCTCCTCGGCGAAGAGCTTGGTTGAGCTGACATGCCATATCATTGAGAACGTGACGTCACTCGAATGCCTTACATTGGATACCACACGAGGACATCCTTGGGCCAGCTGCTCATCCAACAGTACTGGCAAGTGCTTGCTGTTGCACTTGGATTTTTTGGCGGAAGCTGGCAAGGGGCTCTCGGCTATCAGGAGCTATGTTGAGCCAAAGGTTCCCTCCAGAGTCAAGCTAAATGTCGTGGAGCCTTGCCGCCGATGCCATGACCTCGAGCCGACGCCATGA
- the LOC123121998 gene encoding ER membrane protein complex subunit 3 isoform X1 — protein sequence MAEELVLDTAIRDWVLIPLSVVMVLIGVLRYFVSKLMRSPPSASPSPDPKTVKEGQVVIRARNLRNGAQFIPAKAFKARKLYYTNGEAGLLHVPKEDAQKAQAAMFSDPNMAMDMMKKNLSMIVPQTLTFAWVNFFFSGFVAAKIPFPLTQRFRGMLQNGIDLSTVDVSYVSSRSWYFLNLFGLRGLFSLILGEENVYAATDDAQKMMAMGGGMGFNPAMSLSAEKDSLDIIQHDWALPKMERHAEDVLRKLLKN from the exons ATGGCTGAGGAGCTGGTGCTGGACACGGCGATCCGGGACTGGGTCCTCATCCCGCTCTCCGTGGTCATGGTGCTCATCGGCGTGCTCCGCTACTTCGTGTCCAAGCTCATGCGCTCCCCGCCGTCGGCCTCGCCCTCCCCCGACCCCAAGACCGTCAAGGAGGG GCAGGTCGTCATCAGGGCGAGGAACCTGAGGAACGGCGCGCAGTTCATCCCGGCCAAGGCCTTCAAGGCTCGCAAGCTTTATTACACCAACGGG GAAGCAGGATTGCTTCATGTTCCTAAAGAGGATGCCCAGAAGGCTCAGGCGGCTATGTTTTCGGACCCAAACATGGCCATGGATATGATGAAGAAGAATCTCTCCATGATAGTTCCACAG ACACTTACATTTGCATGGGTGAACTTCTTCTTTTCCGGTTTTGTTGCAG CCAAAATCCCCTTTCCATTGACTCAACGATTCAGGGGAATGCTGCAAAATGGGATAGACCTGAGTACTGTTGATGTGAGCTATGTTAGCAGCCGTTCATG GTACTTCCTCAATTTATTTGGCTTGAGGGGTCTTTTCAGTCTCATCCTTGGTGAAGAAAATG TTTATGCAGCTACTGATGATGCCCAAAAGATGATGGCGATGGGTGGTGGAATGGGCTTTAATCCAGCAATG AGCTTGAGCGCAGAGAAAGACAGCCTCGACATCATCCAGCATGACTGGGCTTTACCAAAGATGGAGCGTCATGCTGAAGACGTGTTGAGGAAACTACTGAAGAATTGA
- the LOC123121996 gene encoding ervatamin-C: protein MARRSLLLLLLVSACAAPSIADDDPMVRRFERWMGRHGRAYTDAGEKQRRLEVYRKNVELIEEFNSGGRSYTLTDNKFADLTNEEFRAKVLGLGAPGRAGRRAPRTENFAPVTMPEKEIDDDNSTLPKEVDWRKKGAVVPVKNQGGCGSCWAFAAVAAMEGLNHIKNGKLVSLSEQELVDCDAEAVGCAGGFMSWAYEFVMDNHGLTTEASYPYLGVNGVCQTAKLNETTVSIAGYRNVTANSEPDLLRAAAAQPVSVAVDAGGFVWQLYGGGVFSGPCTAQVNHGVTVVGYGETSAAGDEGSGKYWIIKNSWGAGWGEAGYMRLQRDAGMPTGLCGVALLASYPVM from the exons ATGGCCAGGCGCTCCCTGCTTCTCCTGCTGCTCGTCTCGGCCTGCGCCGCTCCCTCCATCGCCGACGATGATCCGATGGTGAGGAGGTTCGAGCGGTGGATGGGCAGGCACGGCCGGGCCTACACCGACGCCGGCGAGAAGCAGAGGAGGCTCGAGGTGTACAGGAAGAACGTTGAGCTCATCGAGGAGTTCAACTCCGGCGGCCGTAGCTACACGCTGACCGACAACAAGTTCGCCGACCTGACGAACGAGGAGTTCAGGGCCAAGGTGCTCGGCCTAGGCGCTCCGGGACGAGCCGGCCGGCGCGCTCCAAGAACAGAGAACTTTGCCCCC GTGACAATGCCTGAAAAAGAGATTGACGATGATAACAGTACTCTGCCCAAGGAGGTGGACTGGAGGAAGAAAGGGGCGGTGGTGCCGGTGAAGAACCAAGGCGGCTGCGGCTCGTGCTGGGCGTTCGCGGCGGTGGCGGCCATGGAGGGGCTGAACCACATCAAGAATGGGAAGCTGGTGTCGCTGTCGGAGCAGGAGCTGGTGGACTGCGACGCGGAGGCGGTGGGGTGCGCCGGCGGGTTCATGAGCTGGGCCTACGAGTTCGTCATGGACAACCACGGGCTCACCACCGAGGCCAGCTACCCGTACCTGGGCGTCAACGGCGTCTGCCAGACGGCCAAGCTCAACGAGACCACGGTGAGCATCGCCGGGTACCGGAACGTGACGGCCAACAGCGAGCCGGACCTGCTGCGGGCCGCCGCCGCGCAGCCCGTGTCGGTGGCCGTCGACGCGGGGGGCTTCGTGTGGCAGCTCTACGGCGGCGGCGTCTTCTCGGGGCCGTGCACCGCGCAGGTGAACCACGGCGTCACCGTGGTGGGCTACGGCGAGACCAgcgccgccggcgacgaggggtcCGGGAAGTACTGGATCATCAAGAACTCGTGGGGGGCGGGGTGGGGCGAGGCCGGCTACATGCGTCTGCAGCGCGACGCCGGCATGCCCACCGGCCTGTGCGGCGTCGCTCTGCTCGCGAGCTACCCGGTCATGTGA
- the LOC123121998 gene encoding ER membrane protein complex subunit 3 isoform X2 encodes MAEELVLDTAIRDWVLIPLSVVMVLIGVLRYFVSKLMRSPPSASPSPDPKTVKEGQVVIRARNLRNGAQFIPAKAFKARKLYYTNGEAGLLHVPKEDAQKAQAAMFSDPNMAMDMMKKNLSMIVPQTLTFAWVNFFFSGFVAAKIPFPLTQRFRGMLQNGIDLSTVDVSYVSSRSWYFLNLFGLRGLFSLILGEENATDDAQKMMAMGGGMGFNPAMSLSAEKDSLDIIQHDWALPKMERHAEDVLRKLLKN; translated from the exons ATGGCTGAGGAGCTGGTGCTGGACACGGCGATCCGGGACTGGGTCCTCATCCCGCTCTCCGTGGTCATGGTGCTCATCGGCGTGCTCCGCTACTTCGTGTCCAAGCTCATGCGCTCCCCGCCGTCGGCCTCGCCCTCCCCCGACCCCAAGACCGTCAAGGAGGG GCAGGTCGTCATCAGGGCGAGGAACCTGAGGAACGGCGCGCAGTTCATCCCGGCCAAGGCCTTCAAGGCTCGCAAGCTTTATTACACCAACGGG GAAGCAGGATTGCTTCATGTTCCTAAAGAGGATGCCCAGAAGGCTCAGGCGGCTATGTTTTCGGACCCAAACATGGCCATGGATATGATGAAGAAGAATCTCTCCATGATAGTTCCACAG ACACTTACATTTGCATGGGTGAACTTCTTCTTTTCCGGTTTTGTTGCAG CCAAAATCCCCTTTCCATTGACTCAACGATTCAGGGGAATGCTGCAAAATGGGATAGACCTGAGTACTGTTGATGTGAGCTATGTTAGCAGCCGTTCATG GTACTTCCTCAATTTATTTGGCTTGAGGGGTCTTTTCAGTCTCATCCTTGGTGAAGAAAATG CTACTGATGATGCCCAAAAGATGATGGCGATGGGTGGTGGAATGGGCTTTAATCCAGCAATG AGCTTGAGCGCAGAGAAAGACAGCCTCGACATCATCCAGCATGACTGGGCTTTACCAAAGATGGAGCGTCATGCTGAAGACGTGTTGAGGAAACTACTGAAGAATTGA